TATCCGCCCCGGCGGAGTTCGGTGAGAACCTGGCGGGCAAGCACCTTCAACGTTTCAAAGACGCCCGAGCCCAGTATGGCGATGGCTTCGAGCGTCGGCTCACCCTTCTGCTGTAACTCGCGCGTCAAGACGTCGCAGGGCAAGACGTTGGGCAGGTCGCGTTTGTTGAATTGCAAGACGTAGGGAATGTGGTCGAAGTTGTAGCCGTGTTCCTTCAAGTTTTCGCGAAGGTTTTCAATCGTCTCATGGTTGGCGTCCAGCCGCTCTTCCTGGGAGTCGGCCACAAAGACCACCCCGTCCACGCCCTTTAACAGGAGCTTCCGGCTGGCGTCGTAGAAAACCTGTCCCGGCACGGTGTAGAGATGGAAGCGGGTGCGAAATCCGCGAACCGTCCCCAGGTCAAGCGGCAGGAAGTCAAAAAAGAGCGTGCGATCGGTTTCCGTCGCCAGCGAGATCATCTTGCCCTTTTGGTTGGACGGCGCATGCTCGTAGATCCATTGCAGGTTAGCCGTTTTCCCGCCCAACCCCGGACCATAATAGACGAGCTTGCAGTTGATCTCGCGGGCGGCATAGTTAATAAAAGACACCTGGCCGTCCTCGCGGATGCTGAGCTTTACCTTTATAGCATACTGGGCTCGCTCGGCCAAGCTTCTTGCCCGAAGCGTCAACGCTCGGCATTGCTGTCGAGTGAACTCCAACGGGGGCAAGCTGCTACCGATTGCAAAAGGGCGGAACGGTCAAGCTCGGGCCTGCCCCTGTTGCGCCCTGAGTGGTCTGCTTGAGACAGAACTCCTCCCACAGAAATGCGGTGAAGAGCTTGCGCAGGCAATGTTCGAAGCAGGAGGAAGTAGGGACGCGGGTTGTATGGGTAACTGACGAAAAGGGGAAGGGTTATCGGCCATGGCGATTGCCACCTCCTTCCGACCCTAAGCTGTGCCTCGCCTTTAACTTGACGGAAGATAAGGGGTTTGCTATAACCCGCCCCAACGGAGGCAGTTTGGCCAGCAGGCCCTCGAAACTCCGAAGGCGCCACGGAGGGCGAACCCGTGTGCGGCGCGGTCGTGTCAATCGTATGAAAACAAAAAGGTTATCTAGAAGTGCCGGAAGGATACGTCACTATGCGGGCAGCAAGATTCGGCCGCGGCGGAGCCACACTATCCCGCTCCGCCGACCAAAGCCAGCCGAGGAGCCGACCGACCCGCGCATCCAGCAACAGTTGAAGCGGTACGAATTGGCCGTGCGCTTCTTTGCCCGGCAGAAATTTGCTCGCGCCCTGGAGATCTTCGAAAAAGTTTTGACCGGCCCGGCCAAGAATCTTTGCGAACGCGCCGAAGTCCATCTGCGAATCTGCCGCCAGCGGATGGCGAGGCCGGCGCCTGTGCAACTGAAAACCGCTGAAGATTTCTACGACCATGGCGTCTCGTTGATGAACATGGGCCGGCTGGAAGAGGCCATGCCGCAACTGGAAAAAGCCAGGAAGCTGGCGCCCAAGGCTGACTATGTCCACTACGCGCTCGCTACCCTGGCGTGCGCTTCGAGCGACGCCGAGGCGGCCCTAGAGCATTTGAAACGAGCCATTGTCCTCCGCGCCCAAAATCGCTATCAGGCTCGCAACGACGACGATTTTGCTCCCCTGCTGGATGACCCGCGCTTCACCGAACTGCTGTACCCGGAGCGAGAATCCCCCTCCGCCTGAAGGCGACGCGCATGCATTCCCAGCAAACCGG
This DNA window, taken from Candidatus Acidiferrales bacterium, encodes the following:
- a CDS encoding GTPase domain-containing protein, with the protein product MAERAQYAIKVKLSIREDGQVSFINYAAREINCKLVYYGPGLGGKTANLQWIYEHAPSNQKGKMISLATETDRTLFFDFLPLDLGTVRGFRTRFHLYTVPGQVFYDASRKLLLKGVDGVVFVADSQEERLDANHETIENLRENLKEHGYNFDHIPYVLQFNKRDLPNVLPCDVLTRELQQKGEPTLEAIAILGSGVFETLKVLARQVLTELRRGG